One window of Negativicutes bacterium genomic DNA carries:
- a CDS encoding ATP-binding protein, which translates to MFKISFNKHKDFLVLRDFINNFIRSVLKDNSTTMVVAFNEAINNVLENNSDLSNEVFIKFTILKERRLIIRIKHSGQVFNGNKYLQTVNRYAFDHEAESGRGIFLMKTLTDYMTYNKTGTEVLLMKKII; encoded by the coding sequence ATGTTTAAAATATCTTTTAATAAGCATAAAGATTTTCTAGTATTACGTGATTTTATTAATAATTTTATTAGATCCGTATTAAAAGATAATTCAACAACAATGGTTGTCGCTTTCAATGAAGCTATTAATAATGTCTTAGAAAACAATAGTGATTTGAGCAATGAAGTCTTTATAAAATTTACTATCTTGAAAGAAAGAAGGCTGATAATAAGAATAAAGCATTCCGGACAAGTTTTTAACGGCAATAAATATTTGCAAACTGTTAATCGCTACGCTTTTGATCACGAGGCCGAAAGCGGTCGCGGAATTTTTCTAATGAAAACTTTAACGGATTATATGACCTATAATAAGACAGGGACCGAAGTTCTATTAATGAAAAAAATAATTTAG